ttcgctttgctcctgttcgcttgccttcgcctccctcatatgagggaatggcaaagtttgctttGCCTGGCCAAATtctcgtctatgtgtccctagcgtgtgtgtgcatgtgaaaaagagagagagagaaagacagatagatagaaaaaGCAGCCTGggaagagtgtgagagtgagaggtaGGAATATCCCAGTGCACTATGCAACTCATGCATTGTCTGCAATATTCATCAGCTTTCCTATACGCACAGCCCTCTTTCTGTTgcctttttccacccccccccccactctctctctctctctctctctctctctctctctctcgctctcactctcttcctttcctcccatcatcctctctctgtttctctcagtcCTAACCTTCTTCCTCTTCATTGTATCTTATATGTCTCTGCTCTGACTTTCCTTCCAATTTTGCagtgttgtcttttgtgtgtacatgtatgtgtgtatacagtacatatactccCATTATAATGTGACTAGCTCAGGATAAATCATTataggtataggcctactgtatctgtgCCCAGACTAAGCCAATCCAGTCAGAAAAGCGATTTGGGAATTTTGTGTTTTATCAGTAACAACTTGAGGGCaggcatgggtaagcggttagggcatcagacttgtagcccaaaggttgcctgttcgactcacgaccctccaggttggtggggggagtaatttaccAGTGACATCGTCccccatgactaaggtaccctgagcatggtgccgtcccgtaGTCAAACTACTTCCGCCACTTTCTACCCTTTCTTCCCTTAATGCCCTTATATGTGGACGTGCTGCTTGAGCTTGAGGGCTGCTGCGCTGAGCTGCTTGCAGTGTCTGTCATCATGTCCCTCTCTGTCACCAGCACCACCTCCACAGGCCGCCCCTTCAGCAGAGGAGAGGGCACGGTGGTGAGAGAACCAGGCCCAGCTTCCACCAGGGGTTGGGGCATCCTTACATGCCTCACCACGTTAATGGGCCGTACGGGGGCTGTGTACGGGCCTGATCCCTGGGGAGGCTGGGAAGGCCCAGGGGGTGGCCCAAGGAGAGTATGAGAGGTTGGGTCGtctggagaggggaggtggggtggaggcAGGATGGTTCTGGGTCCAGCAGATAGTTGGCTACTGTCCCCATCTGTGTTGTTAGGGGTGCCGCCTGCCGGAAGGTCCAAGTAGGCAGGGCCGATCCCCGTGATAGCCGACAGCTCCACTGCATTCAGCCTGTCCGCGCTCACCCGGCCCGGCAGCAGTGGAGCCCGGATCACTGCCAGGGGGGCGTCTGTGACGAAGCAGCCCAGCAGGTGAGCCCACGCCCAGCCTGACAAGGGGCTGAGGGTAGCCCTGGGCCAGAGGGCTGCCAGGCTGCACAGGGCCTCTCTGGTAGCCGGGGCCTGGGGCCAGTGGGGCTgcgtgtggtggtggaggtgggagaaGAAGAGGTCCAGGCGCAGCCAGGGGTGGTGCTGGAGGAAGGCCAGGAGGAGGCTGCAGCACTGGTGGCTGGGCTCCTCGCAGGGGGAGTGGCTGGAGTAGACGCGCACGGAGCTGACCGAGTCACACACGTCTAGCACCGAACACAGGTAGCTGCATTGGAAGATAAGACAGACAGGTGCACTTAGTCGTTTGATATGTGGGTCAGTCAGacacgtcagggtggcgcaacgacagccagtgccactattgtatggatttttttgtttgtttgtttgtttgtttctagtGGACTATCTAAGCATATTCGGCATATCAACCACTCATCACTAATTCATGTACATTACATACGTATGGGCATTACATGCCATTGCGCCATccaacgtctttgacccatgtacaTAATCATAGTCACTGTACAGTAAATTGTTCAGTGATAagacaacacttagagagtcgatttaagcACTCAAGAGTTGGCCCcattctaagtgttgaattaacacttttctGTGTATATTTGTTTTGTATATTTACACAATCACTGCACACAAAAAGAGCATTATCAGCGTGTATACACAATCAATGAGCATAAAGGTTAGTTACATATAGGCCTTGGGAACGTACATGCATGGCACTGATAtgcatgtacactgtaaaacattgcagcgagttcaatgtaaaaaagtaagttgaacTGCTGCCATAAGTTTGTGAGTTAACTCAACATAGAAAGCCTCgaattgagttaacttacaaaggcAACATGGAAACTTACTTTTTAATGTTTAACTGGCtcacaatgttttacagtgtaggtaTAGTCCATATGCATCCACCCAAAAGACTACCGTAAATACAGAAACACACCATCATACGCGTCTATGCACACTGAATGCCTTTCAGATGCAGCATCTGTTTAGACTGTTATTAAATTGGCCTGGAGCCTCAGAGCTCAGTATCCACCTCCACAGCACAGCCAGTCGGAGCGAAGCGCACTCTGCTAAAGTATTTATAGTAACACAATAGAGTGAGATAATGTGATATTGCCCACCATCAGTAAAGAGGGACTGCCCTTAGAAGGCTGATTTAACCCCTTTGtgaagagcctctgttataaccttacagtcTCCTAaatggtaatgtcatagcaatgttgttaggtgTTGTTAAGTCTTTTCAGAAATGAGTGAAAGTGGCCCACACATGACggtgggcccatctgcgcaaAACAGTAGCCGTAGCTATTATTTCGACTGAAAACATTGTTTTAGGAAAAAGAAATATGTCAGGGCTTTATCAACTTGTAATACGTTAAAGCAACTTCTGAATTCACTTTGTCACCATACATGAGCTACAACTTGACTGAGTGGCCTATGTACACAACAGATTCCACTTCCAACCAGTAGTGTTACaagacaatgattattcatggttgTTTTAACACTGGATTAAATGTAGTAGGAGATTAGAGGATGTTTTTGTGATATTTTTGTGGTACAGTAGGataggatctgcacactgcttgcaaaagactttatTTATTTGGAGCATTGTTTCGATCATAGGCTAtgagtgtgcagatcctttcccgctcctatgacagcttttctgctggatgtgcgcgctttccactacacacAGTACAGGACAGGACCACTTAATTTTGGAAATGTGGACATTGGGCTCGGGGGTTAGAAAGTATGGAAGACTAGCATAGATTCTATATAGGGAAAATTCTGGCAAGAGTCTGAAACCTGGTGGTGGggccagagacggtctattagaactaagaaaatctttggtgggGCAGTTGTGGCTCAGTTGGTTGAGGAGCCTGTtctgcaaccagaaggttgcatgatcaagccctgctctgcctgaccccatggatgtgtccttcagcaagatacttaaccccaacttgctcctggtggcaggataGTACCCTGTGTGGCAATCACTGCCACCTGTGTGAGAATGTGAGAGtgtatgggtgaatgtgaggcatacaatgttaagtgctttgagtgctcgaa
This is a stretch of genomic DNA from Engraulis encrasicolus isolate BLACKSEA-1 chromosome 6, IST_EnEncr_1.0, whole genome shotgun sequence. It encodes these proteins:
- the LOC134451567 gene encoding putative C->U-editing enzyme APOBEC-4, which codes for MSDQSSLRDCPPHPHQHIHTDSQAPVSFPEFCWVFGFPVGPSGCGSLLLLYELLDQSGGLVQRGRASACTQTGQHPEGMLFAPQGYLCSVLDVCDSVSSVRVYSSHSPCEEPSHQCCSLLLAFLQHHPWLRLDLFFSHLHHHTQPHWPQAPATREALCSLAALWPRATLSPLSGWAWAHLLGCFVTDAPLAVIRAPLLPGRVSADRLNAVELSAITGIGPAYLDLPAGGTPNNTDGDSSQLSAGPRTILPPPHLPSPDDPTSHTLLGPPPGPSQPPQGSGPYTAPVRPINVVRHVRMPQPLVEAGPGSLTTVPSPLLKGRPVEVVLVTERDMMTDTASSSAQQPSSSSSTSTYKGIKGRKGRKWRK